A window of the Anthonomus grandis grandis chromosome 9, icAntGran1.3, whole genome shotgun sequence genome harbors these coding sequences:
- the LOC126740283 gene encoding uncharacterized protein LOC126740283, whose product MDDLKIMAATRNQLNQMLHIVEEFSNDIGMQFGLDKCRTLNIIRGKIQPGEYQMQNVQTIEAMGEHEIYKYLGMKQSQTIEQQTMKCELTNEFVKKVRQVLRTNLNSKNIFKALNSYACSALSYSFGVINWSRTDIERLQRKVRALLTKTHNHHPRSATERTMLPRHLGGRGLIDLGKQLEKQITNLRSYFYRQGENSTLHRAINQIDDSTPLQLKSEEARSYHHTDQEKLRIWMEKPLHGRHPNEISQNHVDTASSNYWLVSGKMFPETEGFLLAIQDQVIPTRNYLKHIVRDPSVQNDKCRYGCQTSETIQHIIGGCQAFAATEYKERHDSVGKILHQELAMKLELITTEKENNSN is encoded by the exons atggatgatttaaaaataatggctgcaactaggaaccaactaaaccaaatgctgcatatagtagaagagttctccaatgacatcggcatgcaatttggactagataaatgccgtactctcaatataatccgaggaaaaattcagccaggagaatatcagatgcagaatgtccagaccatcgaggccatgggcgaacatgaaatttacaaatacttggggatgaaacaatcacaaacgattgaacaacaaacaatgaaatgcgaactgactaacgagtttgtgaaaaaggtaagacaagttttgagaaccaatctcaacagcaaaaatatttttaaggcacttaactcctatgcatgttcagctcttagttattcatttggggtaattaattggagtaggacagacatagaaaggctacaaagaaaagtgagggccctacttactaaaacgcacaaccaccaccctcgaagtgccactgaaagaacaatgcttccccgccaccttggaggaagaggattaatagatctgggtaaacaacttgaaaaacaaatcactaacttaagatcctatttttacaggcaaggagaaaattccacgctgcatcgcgcaataaatcaaatagacgattccactcctctacaacttaagagcgaggaagcgcgcagctaccatcatacggaccaggaaaaactccgcatctggatggagaagccccttcatgggcggcatcctaatgagatcagccaaaatcatgtcgacactgcttcgtcgaactattggttggtatcaggcaagatgtttccagaaaccgagggctttctactcgccatccaagatcaggttataccaacaagaaattatctcaagcacatcgtcagagatccgtccgtacaaaacgacaaatgccggtatggatgccaaacatcagagacaatccagcacataataggaggatgtcaggcctttgcagcgacagaatacaaagaacggcacgactcagttgggaaaattttacatcaagagttggcaatgaagttggaacttattacaacagagaag gaaaacaactctaattga